GGAGGCTCGCGCAAAGTGATTGAAGTCCGTGATCTGATCAAGGTGTTCGACGCCCGTGGCCAGCATGTACGTGCCGTCGACGGCGTGACCACCCAGGTGGCACGCGGCGAGGTGCTGGTGGTGATCGGCCCGTCCGGCTCCGGCAAGTCGACCTTCCTGCGCTGCCTCAACGGCCTGGAAGAGCTGGACGAAGGTTCGGTGAGCATCGACGGCCTGGATCTCGCCAACCCCAGGACCGACATCAACGCCTACCGCCGTGAGGTCGGCATGGTGTTCCAGCACTTCAACCTGTTCCCGCACATGACCGTGCTGGAGAACCTGTGCCTGGCGCAGAAAGTCGTGCGCAAGCGCGGCAAGGCCGAGCGTGAAGCCAAGGCCCGCGCCCTGCTCGACAAGGTCGGCATCGGCCAGAAGGCCGGTGAGTTTCCGTCGCGCCTGTCCGGCGGCCAGCAGCAGCGCGTGGCCATCGCCCGTGCCCTGTGCATGGACCCCAAGGTCATGCTGTTCGACGAGCCCACGTCGGCCCTCGACCCGGAAATGGTCGGCGAGGTGCTCGACGTGATGAAGCAGCTGGCCGTGGAGGGCATGACCATGGTCTGCGTCACCCACGAGATGGGCTTTGCCCGTGAAGTGGCCGACCGGGTGCTGTTCTTCGATCACGGCAAGCTGCTCGAAGACGCGCCGCCGGCCGAGTTCTTCGCTCGGCCGAAGGATCCGCGGGCACAGGCATTTTTGCGCCAGGTGCTGTAGCAAAACAGGCCTGGGGCGCTTTAAGGCAGAAGCGGACATTGAGCTTCAAGCCGCAAGCCTCAAGCTGCAAGAAGAAGCTAGAGCACTGCGGACTGCTTCTAACTTGTAGCTTGTAGCTTGTAGCTTGTAGCTTGTAGCTTGTAGCTTGGGGCTTGGGGCTTGGGGCTTGGGGCTTGGGGCTTGGGGCTTGCAGCTTGCGGCCGCTCCCGCCACATTGTGCCCCCTCAGGTGCCGCGTCGAACACGCATTGCCCCGCCAGATTTCCAGAACCATTCAGGTCTGCCCCAGTCCCAATGTTCTCCCTTCCACACGAGGACGTTAAGGCGTGAAAACCGTTCTAGCCCTGTTGGCCGCTGCCATCACCCTGCCGGCGATGGCCGACCAGCCGACTCTCTACGGTCGCTACGAATACATTCAGCTTCCCCAACTCGGCCAGACCCTCAAGGCCAAGATGGACACCGGTGCCATGACCGCCTCGCTGTCGGCCCGCGACATCGAGCAGTTCCAGCGTGATGGCGAGGACTGGGTGCGTTTCCGCCTGGCCGTCGACGATGCTGACGAGCAACTCTTCGAAAAGCCCCTGGCCCGCGTCACCGAGATCAAGAATCGCGCGGAGGAAGGCAGCTCCGCCAAGCCGTCCTATTCCGCGCGCCCGGTGGTCAAC
Above is a genomic segment from Pseudomonas argentinensis containing:
- a CDS encoding amino acid ABC transporter ATP-binding protein, whose protein sequence is MIEVRDLIKVFDARGQHVRAVDGVTTQVARGEVLVVIGPSGSGKSTFLRCLNGLEELDEGSVSIDGLDLANPRTDINAYRREVGMVFQHFNLFPHMTVLENLCLAQKVVRKRGKAEREAKARALLDKVGIGQKAGEFPSRLSGGQQQRVAIARALCMDPKVMLFDEPTSALDPEMVGEVLDVMKQLAVEGMTMVCVTHEMGFAREVADRVLFFDHGKLLEDAPPAEFFARPKDPRAQAFLRQVL
- a CDS encoding ATP-dependent zinc protease, yielding MKTVLALLAAAITLPAMADQPTLYGRYEYIQLPQLGQTLKAKMDTGAMTASLSARDIEQFQRDGEDWVRFRLAVDDADEQLFEKPLARVTEIKNRAEEGSSAKPSYSARPVVNMDICLGEEKRTIEVNLTDRSHFDYPLLIGASAIRKLDAAIDPSNRYTAEQPNC